A single region of the Pseudomonas sp. GGS8 genome encodes:
- a CDS encoding hemolysin III family protein: MYHGERLNAWTHLVGAVAAFVGGVWLLVIASMDGSPWKIVSVAIYAFTLLVLYSASTVYHSVRGRKKAIMQKVDHFSIYLLIAGSYTPFCLVTLRGPWGWTLFGIVWGLALIGILQEIKPRSEARILSIVIYAVMGWIVLVAVKPLLAALGPVGFTLLASGGVLYTVGIIFFALDHRLRHAHGIWHLFVIAGSLLHFVAIWFYVL, encoded by the coding sequence ATGTATCACGGGGAAAGATTGAACGCCTGGACGCATTTGGTCGGGGCTGTCGCAGCATTTGTCGGGGGCGTGTGGCTGCTGGTGATCGCCAGTATGGACGGCAGCCCGTGGAAGATCGTCAGCGTGGCGATTTACGCGTTTACCCTGTTGGTGCTCTACAGCGCTTCGACCGTTTACCACAGCGTGCGTGGGCGCAAGAAAGCGATCATGCAGAAGGTCGATCACTTTTCGATCTACCTGCTGATCGCCGGCAGTTACACGCCGTTCTGCCTGGTGACCCTGCGCGGGCCATGGGGCTGGACACTGTTCGGGATTGTCTGGGGGCTGGCGCTGATCGGCATCCTGCAAGAAATCAAACCACGCTCGGAGGCGCGGATTCTGTCGATCGTGATTTATGCGGTGATGGGCTGGATCGTATTGGTGGCGGTCAAGCCGTTGCTGGCGGCACTGGGCCCTGTCGGCTTTACCTTGCTGGCGTCGGGCGGGGTGCTCTACACCGTAGGAATTATCTTTTTCGCCCTCGACCATCGTCTGCGCCATGCCCATGGGATCTGGCATCTGTTCGTGATCGCCGGGAGTTTGCTGCACTTTGTGGCGATTTGGTTTTACGTTCTGTAG
- a CDS encoding 16S rRNA (uracil(1498)-N(3))-methyltransferase, producing MRLSRFFIDAPLSTGEHELPEAQAHYISRVLRMAEGDAVQLFDGSGHEFRGTLVEVGKKRVVVQIDESFTGQIDSSLAVHLGQGLSRGERMDWAIQKATELGVTEITPIFTDRCEVRLKDERADKRLMHWRQVAISACEQCGRSRVPVIHPPLLLADWLKQTAAELKLVLHPVAEPLVSHAKPSSLAFLIGPEGGLSDVEVEQAKAGGFHAARLGPRVLRTETAPVVALAVAQQLWGDF from the coding sequence ATGAGACTGTCCCGCTTCTTTATCGACGCCCCTTTGAGCACCGGCGAACACGAGTTGCCCGAAGCCCAGGCGCATTACATCAGCCGTGTGCTGCGCATGGCCGAGGGTGATGCGGTGCAATTGTTCGACGGCTCGGGCCATGAGTTTCGCGGCACGCTGGTGGAAGTCGGCAAGAAGCGCGTGGTGGTGCAAATCGATGAAAGTTTCACTGGGCAGATCGACTCGTCGCTGGCGGTCCATCTCGGCCAGGGTTTGTCCCGTGGCGAACGGATGGACTGGGCGATTCAGAAAGCCACCGAACTGGGCGTCACCGAAATCACGCCGATTTTCACCGACCGCTGCGAAGTCCGCCTTAAGGACGAACGCGCCGACAAACGCCTGATGCACTGGCGTCAGGTGGCGATCAGCGCTTGCGAGCAGTGCGGGCGCTCACGGGTGCCGGTGATTCATCCGCCTTTACTGTTGGCCGACTGGTTGAAGCAGACGGCGGCCGAATTGAAACTGGTGCTGCACCCGGTGGCCGAGCCGTTGGTGAGTCACGCCAAACCTTCAAGCCTGGCGTTCCTGATCGGCCCGGAAGGCGGCTTGTCCGACGTTGAAGTCGAGCAAGCCAAGGCGGGTGGTTTCCACGCCGCCCGCCTCGGCCCGCGCGTGCTGCGCACCGAAACCGCGCCGGTGGTGGCATTGGCGGTGGCGCAACAGTTGTGGGGTGACTTCTAG
- a CDS encoding adenosylmethionine--8-amino-7-oxononanoate transaminase, whose protein sequence is MGLNKQWMERDLAVLWHPCTQMKDHEQLPLIPIKRGEGVWLEDFEGKRYLDAVSSWWVNVFGHANPRINQRIKDQVDQLEHVILAGFSHQPVIELSERLVNMTPDGLTRCFYGDNGSSCIEIALKMSFHYWLNRGQPNKKRFVTLTNGYHGETMAAMAVGDVPLFTETYKALLMDTIKVPSPDCYLRPEGMSWEEHSRTMFAAMEQTLADHHDTVAAVILEPLIQGAGGMRMYHPVYLKLLRDACDRYGVHLIHDEIAVGFGRTGTMFACEQAGIRPDFLCLSKALTGGYLPLAACLTTDEVYSAFYDDYPTLRAFLHSHSYTGNPLACAAALATLDIFEEDNVIENNKALAQRMASSTAHLADHPNVAEVRQTGMVLAIEMVKDKASKTAYPWQERRGLTVFQHALQRGALLRPLGSVVYFLPPYVITPEQIDFLAEVASEGIDIATRDTISVAVPKDFHPGYRDPG, encoded by the coding sequence ATGGGCCTGAATAAACAGTGGATGGAACGCGATCTCGCCGTGTTGTGGCATCCCTGCACCCAGATGAAAGACCACGAACAGCTGCCGCTGATCCCGATCAAGCGCGGTGAAGGCGTGTGGCTTGAGGACTTCGAAGGCAAACGCTACCTCGACGCCGTCAGCTCCTGGTGGGTCAACGTATTCGGCCACGCTAACCCGCGGATCAACCAGCGCATCAAGGATCAGGTCGATCAGCTGGAACACGTGATCCTCGCCGGTTTCAGCCATCAGCCGGTGATCGAATTGTCGGAACGTCTGGTGAACATGACACCCGACGGCCTGACCCGGTGCTTCTATGGCGATAACGGTTCGTCGTGTATCGAAATCGCGCTGAAAATGAGCTTTCACTACTGGCTCAACCGCGGCCAGCCGAACAAGAAGCGCTTCGTTACCCTCACCAACGGTTACCACGGCGAGACTATGGCGGCGATGGCGGTGGGCGACGTGCCGCTGTTTACCGAAACCTACAAAGCCCTGCTGATGGACACCATCAAGGTGCCCAGCCCCGATTGCTACCTGCGACCCGAGGGCATGAGCTGGGAAGAACACTCGCGCACTATGTTCGCCGCCATGGAGCAAACGCTGGCCGACCACCACGATACCGTGGCCGCCGTGATTCTGGAGCCGCTGATTCAGGGCGCCGGCGGCATGCGCATGTATCACCCGGTGTACCTCAAGCTGCTGCGCGACGCCTGCGACCGTTACGGCGTGCACCTGATCCACGATGAAATCGCCGTCGGCTTCGGCCGCACCGGCACGATGTTCGCCTGCGAACAGGCCGGCATCCGCCCGGACTTCCTCTGCCTGTCCAAGGCCCTGACCGGCGGTTACCTGCCGTTGGCGGCCTGCCTGACCACCGATGAGGTCTACAGCGCGTTCTACGACGACTACCCAACCCTGCGCGCCTTCCTGCATTCCCACAGCTACACCGGCAATCCGCTGGCCTGCGCGGCGGCATTGGCGACGCTGGATATCTTCGAAGAAGACAACGTCATCGAGAACAACAAGGCCCTGGCCCAGCGCATGGCCTCCTCCACCGCGCACCTGGCCGATCATCCGAACGTTGCCGAAGTGCGCCAGACCGGCATGGTCCTGGCGATCGAGATGGTCAAGGACAAGGCCAGCAAGACTGCTTACCCGTGGCAGGAACGTCGTGGTTTGACCGTTTTCCAGCATGCGCTGCAACGAGGTGCTTTACTGAGGCCGTTGGGCAGCGTGGTGTATTTCCTGCCGCCTTACGTGATTACCCCGGAGCAGATCGATTTTCTGGCCGAAGTGGCCAGCGAAGGCATCGACATCGCCACCCGTGACACCATCAGCGTGGCGGTGCCGAAGGACTTTCATCCGGGCTATCGTGATCCGGGCTGA
- a CDS encoding flavin monoamine oxidase family protein, with protein MSAGWLRACALVMLGLFSVSALAKDKTAIVVGGGLSGLTAAYELQSKGWQVTLLEAKPTLGGRSGMATSEWIGNDKTQPVLNKYISTFKLSTTPAPEFVRTPGYLIDGEYFSAADLATKQPATSDALKRYEKTLDDLARSIEDPQNPAANSTLFALDQINVANWLDRLNLPATARQLVNQEIRTRYDEPSRLSLLYFAQQSRVYRGVADRDLRASRLPGGSPVLAQAFVKQLKTIKTASPVSSITQDKDGVTVKVGSVGYQADYVVLAVPLRALSKIQMTPALDAQHMGAIKGTNYGWRDQIMLKFKTPVWESKARMSGEIYSNAGLGMLWIEPALKGGANVVINISGDNARVMQAFGDKQMADQVLIRLHTFYPQARGSFTGYEIRRYSTDPSMGGAYLAFGPGQISKYWRLWERPLQRVAFAGEHTDTLYPGTLEGALRTGQRAASQVEDLAAGKSFEPAKVVPAATAAAAGAVVAKKGNFFSNLFGGSSDKAVDKAEPAKVEAKAEETKPGFFSRMFGGGSDKAPAKAPEPVTPVAPAPAPVAAPAPAPAPVEAPKPVVPVKAEPARKAPVKAPVKKPAAKTEAKKAPAKATAKKAAPVKKPATSPAATTTAATETKTQ; from the coding sequence ATGTCTGCTGGTTGGCTGCGCGCCTGTGCGCTGGTGATGTTGGGGCTGTTCAGCGTTTCGGCGCTGGCCAAGGATAAAACGGCGATCGTGGTCGGCGGCGGGCTTTCGGGCCTCACCGCGGCGTACGAACTGCAGAGCAAAGGCTGGCAGGTGACTCTGCTGGAAGCCAAACCGACCCTGGGCGGTCGTTCCGGCATGGCCACCAGTGAGTGGATCGGCAACGACAAGACCCAACCGGTTTTGAACAAGTACATCTCGACGTTCAAGCTGAGCACCACGCCAGCCCCTGAGTTCGTGCGGACCCCGGGTTACCTGATCGACGGTGAATACTTCAGCGCCGCCGATCTGGCGACTAAACAGCCGGCCACCAGCGACGCGCTGAAACGCTACGAAAAGACTCTGGATGACCTGGCGCGCTCGATCGAAGACCCGCAAAACCCGGCCGCCAACAGCACGCTGTTCGCCCTGGACCAGATCAACGTGGCCAACTGGCTCGATCGCCTGAATCTGCCAGCCACTGCGCGTCAGTTGGTGAATCAGGAAATTCGTACCCGTTACGACGAACCTTCGCGCCTGTCGCTGCTGTATTTCGCTCAACAGAGCCGCGTCTACCGTGGCGTTGCCGACCGTGACCTGCGTGCCTCGCGCCTGCCCGGCGGCAGCCCGGTGCTGGCCCAGGCCTTCGTCAAACAACTGAAAACCATCAAGACTGCTTCCCCGGTTTCGTCCATTACCCAGGACAAGGACGGCGTGACCGTCAAGGTCGGCAGTGTCGGCTATCAGGCGGACTACGTCGTGCTGGCCGTGCCGTTGCGCGCACTGAGCAAGATCCAGATGACTCCGGCGCTGGACGCCCAGCACATGGGCGCCATCAAGGGCACCAACTACGGCTGGCGTGACCAGATCATGCTGAAGTTCAAGACGCCAGTGTGGGAAAGCAAGGCGCGCATGTCTGGCGAGATCTACAGCAACGCCGGTCTGGGCATGTTGTGGATCGAGCCGGCCTTGAAAGGCGGCGCCAACGTGGTGATCAACATTTCCGGCGACAACGCACGGGTGATGCAAGCTTTCGGCGACAAGCAGATGGCCGATCAGGTACTGATTCGTCTGCACACCTTTTATCCACAGGCTCGCGGTTCGTTCACCGGTTATGAAATCCGCCGCTACAGCACCGACCCATCGATGGGCGGCGCTTACCTGGCCTTCGGTCCGGGGCAGATCAGCAAATACTGGCGCCTGTGGGAGCGTCCGCTGCAGCGTGTAGCCTTTGCCGGTGAACACACTGACACCTTGTACCCAGGCACCCTGGAAGGCGCCTTGCGCACCGGTCAGCGTGCAGCCAGTCAGGTTGAAGACCTGGCAGCGGGCAAGTCGTTTGAACCGGCGAAGGTTGTTCCAGCGGCGACCGCTGCGGCGGCAGGCGCGGTGGTGGCGAAGAAAGGCAACTTCTTCAGCAACCTGTTCGGTGGTTCGTCCGATAAAGCGGTCGACAAAGCAGAACCGGCCAAGGTTGAAGCGAAAGCTGAAGAGACCAAGCCTGGCTTCTTCTCGCGGATGTTCGGTGGCGGTTCCGACAAAGCTCCGGCCAAGGCGCCAGAACCCGTGACACCTGTTGCTCCGGCACCCGCTCCAGTCGCTGCGCCGGCCCCGGCACCCGCACCGGTTGAGGCACCGAAGCCTGTGGTGCCGGTGAAGGCCGAGCCTGCCAGGAAAGCACCGGTCAAAGCACCTGTGAAAAAGCCTGCTGCCAAAACCGAGGCCAAAAAGGCTCCGGCCAAGGCGACGGCGAAAAAGGCTGCGCCGGTGAAGAAACCAGCGACCAGCCCCGCTGCGACTACTACTGCAGCGACTGAAACCAAGACGCAGTAA
- a CDS encoding YncE family protein translates to MSHNSGSSPVITPNQSNSIAVGEGPRGIAISADGSRVFVCNYISGTVSVIDTRNKKVIRTIAVEQYPRNIALGHEGKRAYVTNYGSSSVSVIDTDTYAVGNIMVGRHPSGVVVSRDGKHVYVTVRQNKEWLAIIDTRLYAVSRVQGLPSPSISVDISPDDSRLYISSTNPPAGAYEDALTVISSKTFEIVNIIKTEQYPSTVTVSPDGRKVYIVCLDARKLTVLDTESSSTRHFDFVTCEGKIVFGEKNAYAVDQTSKEVVEINTNTYEIVGRVPIPRAVEPYDMVLDQHNRAYISDYQGDEVHIVDLT, encoded by the coding sequence ATGAGTCACAATTCGGGTTCATCCCCCGTGATAACGCCCAATCAATCCAATTCGATAGCCGTAGGGGAAGGGCCACGAGGGATAGCCATCAGCGCCGACGGATCACGGGTTTTTGTTTGCAATTACATCTCGGGCACTGTGTCCGTCATCGACACCCGGAACAAAAAGGTCATCCGCACCATCGCCGTAGAGCAGTATCCCCGAAACATCGCCCTTGGCCATGAGGGAAAAAGAGCCTACGTGACCAACTACGGTTCAAGTTCGGTTTCGGTTATTGATACCGACACATATGCGGTGGGTAACATCATGGTGGGTAGACACCCTAGCGGAGTCGTCGTGAGTCGAGACGGGAAACATGTTTACGTCACCGTTCGACAGAATAAAGAGTGGTTGGCAATTATTGATACCCGCCTGTATGCGGTGAGCAGAGTACAAGGCTTACCCTCTCCGTCCATAAGTGTGGATATCAGCCCGGACGATTCGCGCCTTTACATTTCCAGTACCAACCCCCCTGCCGGCGCTTATGAGGACGCGCTCACGGTCATCAGCAGCAAGACTTTCGAAATCGTCAACATCATCAAAACCGAACAATATCCGTCGACGGTTACCGTCAGTCCCGACGGTAGAAAGGTATATATCGTGTGTCTGGACGCTCGAAAACTGACGGTACTGGACACGGAGTCATCGAGCACCCGACATTTCGACTTTGTGACTTGCGAAGGAAAAATAGTCTTCGGCGAAAAGAACGCTTATGCCGTTGATCAAACCAGTAAAGAGGTCGTGGAAATTAATACCAACACCTATGAGATAGTTGGCAGAGTTCCCATCCCTCGCGCTGTCGAACCGTATGACATGGTTCTTGATCAGCACAACCGAGCCTATATCAGCGACTACCAAGGCGACGAAGTCCATATTGTCGATCTAACTTAG
- a CDS encoding cytochrome b, giving the protein MQLRNSSSRYGWVSIFMHWGVALVVFGLFALGLWMVGLDYYSTWRKDAPDLHKSIGLVLFVVMLLRVVWRFISPPPPLLPSYSRMTRLGAKFGHSFLYLSLFAVMIAGYLISTADGVGIPVFGLFEVPALVSGLPDQADTAGVIHLYLAWLLVIFSGFHALAALKHHFIDRDATLARMLGRKA; this is encoded by the coding sequence ATGCAGCTACGTAACTCTTCTTCCCGCTACGGTTGGGTCAGCATCTTTATGCACTGGGGTGTGGCGTTGGTCGTCTTCGGCCTGTTTGCGTTAGGGTTGTGGATGGTCGGTCTCGACTACTACAGCACCTGGCGTAAAGACGCGCCGGATCTGCACAAAAGCATTGGTCTGGTGTTATTTGTCGTCATGTTGCTGCGCGTAGTGTGGCGCTTCATCAGCCCACCGCCGCCGCTCTTGCCGAGCTATAGCCGCATGACCCGTCTTGGCGCCAAGTTCGGCCATTCCTTCCTTTATCTCAGTCTGTTCGCTGTGATGATTGCCGGTTACCTGATTTCCACCGCAGACGGTGTCGGGATTCCGGTGTTTGGCCTGTTTGAAGTTCCTGCACTGGTTTCCGGACTACCGGACCAGGCAGACACCGCGGGTGTGATTCATTTGTACCTGGCCTGGCTGCTGGTAATTTTTTCCGGTTTCCATGCGTTGGCAGCATTGAAACACCATTTTATCGATCGTGATGCGACCCTGGCGAGAATGCTGGGGCGTAAAGCCTGA
- a CDS encoding YceI family protein: protein MLKKTLAALAIGSALLSANVMAADYVVDKEGQHAFVDFKISHLGYSYIVGTFKDIDGKFSFDAAKPEDSKIEFNVRTASVFTNHAERDKHIASADFLNVGKFADAKFVSTSVKPTGKNAAGKDTADVTGNLTLLGVTKPIVVKATFLGEGKDPWGGYRAGFEGTTSIKRSDFGKQKDLGPASDAVELYVTFEGVKAK from the coding sequence ATGTTGAAAAAGACGCTCGCCGCTCTGGCAATCGGTTCTGCTCTACTGTCGGCTAACGTGATGGCGGCCGACTATGTGGTCGACAAAGAAGGTCAGCACGCCTTCGTTGACTTCAAGATCAGCCACTTGGGTTACAGCTACATCGTCGGTACCTTCAAGGATATCGACGGCAAGTTCAGCTTCGACGCTGCCAAGCCTGAAGACAGCAAGATCGAGTTCAATGTGCGCACCGCCAGCGTGTTCACCAACCACGCCGAACGCGACAAGCACATCGCCAGCGCTGATTTCCTGAACGTGGGCAAATTCGCCGACGCGAAGTTCGTCTCCACCAGCGTCAAACCTACCGGCAAAAACGCCGCAGGCAAAGACACGGCCGACGTGACCGGCAACCTGACTCTGCTGGGCGTGACCAAGCCAATCGTGGTTAAAGCCACGTTCCTGGGTGAAGGCAAGGATCCATGGGGCGGCTACCGTGCCGGCTTCGAAGGCACCACCAGCATCAAGCGTTCCGATTTCGGCAAGCAGAAAGACCTGGGCCCAGCGTCTGACGCGGTCGAGCTGTACGTTACGTTTGAAGGTGTGAAAGCGAAGTGA
- a CDS encoding DEAD/DEAH box helicase, which yields MSFASLGLSEALVRAIEAAGYTEPTPVQQRAIPAVLQGRDLMVAAQTGTGKTGGFALPILERLFPNGHPDKSQRHGPRQPRVLVLTPTRELAAQVHESFKVYARDLKFVSACIFGGVGMNPQVQAMSRGVDVLVACPGRLLDLAGQGSVDLSHVEILVLDEADRMLDMGFVHDVKKVLARLPAKRQNLLFSATFSKDITDLAGKLLHNPERIEVTPPNTTVERIEQRVFRLAASHKRSLLAHLITAGAWEQVLVFTRTKHGANRLAEYLDKHGLTAVAIHGNKSQNARTKALADFKAGEVRILVATDIAARGLDIDQLPHVVNFELPNVDEDYVHRIGRTGRAGRSGEAISLVAPDEEKLLKSIERMTKQKIADGDLMGFDSSAVEAEKPEVRERPDVRNPRNPRGPRGDGPNGSGGGGGRKDKGKDKGGKEKPAAGRGERPAREHKPREGTPAREQQRPAPRAAADRAPDEFLDDDIDNFGNRVDYVPQAKPAQGRGRRPGAPAQGAGAPRTGQPQGRQNGPRSSSGATTGTPPAKRSGPRNGAPRDGQARREESRNRRPARDDQPRSEPAVQNPRSPAPKIIHKESKSDRFPTPEQLDQLPGRPRGEKPALLTRNR from the coding sequence ATGTCCTTTGCTTCCCTCGGTCTCTCCGAGGCTTTAGTCCGCGCCATCGAGGCAGCGGGCTATACCGAGCCTACTCCGGTGCAACAGCGGGCCATTCCCGCCGTGTTGCAAGGTCGCGACCTGATGGTTGCGGCTCAGACAGGTACTGGTAAAACCGGCGGCTTCGCCCTTCCGATTCTGGAGCGGTTGTTTCCCAACGGTCACCCGGACAAATCCCAGCGTCACGGCCCGCGCCAACCACGCGTACTGGTCCTGACCCCAACCCGCGAACTCGCGGCTCAGGTGCACGAGAGCTTCAAGGTCTATGCCCGTGACCTGAAGTTCGTCAGCGCCTGCATTTTCGGTGGCGTCGGCATGAACCCGCAGGTTCAAGCCATGTCCCGTGGTGTCGACGTGTTGGTGGCCTGCCCCGGTCGCCTGCTCGACCTCGCCGGCCAAGGCAGTGTCGATTTGTCCCACGTGGAAATCCTCGTACTGGATGAAGCCGACCGCATGCTCGACATGGGCTTTGTCCATGACGTGAAAAAGGTCCTCGCCCGCCTCCCGGCCAAACGGCAGAACCTGTTGTTCTCGGCGACGTTCTCCAAAGACATCACCGACCTCGCCGGCAAGCTGCTGCACAACCCGGAACGCATCGAAGTCACGCCACCGAACACCACGGTCGAGCGGATCGAACAACGCGTATTCCGTCTGGCCGCCAGCCACAAGCGTTCGTTGCTGGCGCACCTGATCACCGCCGGCGCCTGGGAACAGGTGCTGGTATTCACCCGCACCAAGCACGGCGCCAACCGCCTGGCCGAGTACCTGGACAAACACGGTCTCACCGCCGTCGCGATCCACGGCAACAAGAGCCAGAACGCCCGCACCAAAGCCCTGGCCGACTTCAAGGCCGGTGAAGTGCGCATCCTGGTCGCCACCGACATCGCCGCGCGCGGCCTCGACATCGACCAGTTGCCCCATGTGGTCAACTTCGAGCTGCCAAACGTCGACGAAGATTACGTGCACCGTATCGGTCGTACCGGCCGTGCCGGTCGTTCGGGCGAGGCGATCTCGCTGGTCGCTCCAGACGAAGAAAAACTGCTGAAAAGCATCGAGCGCATGACCAAGCAGAAAATCGCCGACGGCGACCTGATGGGCTTCGACTCCAGCGCTGTGGAAGCCGAGAAACCGGAAGTTCGCGAGCGTCCGGATGTGCGTAACCCGCGCAACCCACGTGGCCCACGCGGCGACGGCCCGAACGGCAGCGGTGGCGGCGGCGGTCGTAAAGACAAAGGCAAGGACAAGGGCGGCAAGGAAAAACCTGCTGCTGGCCGTGGCGAGCGCCCGGCCCGTGAACACAAGCCACGCGAAGGCACCCCGGCCCGCGAGCAACAACGCCCGGCCCCTCGCGCTGCCGCTGACCGTGCTCCGGACGAGTTCCTGGACGACGATATCGATAACTTCGGTAACCGCGTCGATTACGTGCCTCAAGCTAAACCGGCTCAGGGCCGTGGCCGCCGTCCGGGCGCACCGGCACAAGGCGCTGGTGCTCCACGCACCGGTCAGCCACAAGGTCGCCAGAACGGTCCGCGCAGCAGCAGCGGCGCAACCACCGGCACTCCACCGGCCAAGCGCAGCGGCCCACGCAATGGCGCTCCACGTGACGGCCAGGCCCGTCGTGAAGAGTCCCGCAATCGCCGTCCGGCCCGTGACGACCAGCCTCGTTCGGAACCGGCCGTGCAGAACCCGCGGAGCCCGGCACCGAAGATCATTCACAAGGAGTCGAAAAGCGATCGCTTCCCGACCCCTGAGCAACTGGATCAACTGCCAGGCCGTCCGCGCGGCGAAAAACCAGCATTGCTGACCCGCAACCGCTGA
- a CDS encoding ABC transporter substrate-binding protein yields the protein MPLITQLLTVLLFTCLSFTAWGEKLRIVTEPWAPYVYEENGTSLGLDYETTAIVFKRLGIDVEWQFLPWKRCLSMLEQGQADGVLDIFHSDEREATLLYPSEPLSQVEFVMFYANERPFPFRTLDDLKGLTIGTSPGYLYSKDFSESTLFTREPAPTHEANFGKLVRGRIDLLITDRRVGQYLLDQLDIRDKITENPTVISQQSQYLAVRRNAGMDLLVQRFGAELKRFKREPAYAELSARYGAGLATEARAANATATGGKTVEQQESGAQ from the coding sequence ATGCCCCTGATCACTCAGTTACTGACCGTCCTTCTGTTCACTTGCCTGAGCTTCACCGCTTGGGGCGAGAAGTTGCGCATTGTCACCGAACCCTGGGCGCCTTACGTGTATGAAGAAAACGGCACGTCGCTGGGTCTTGACTACGAAACCACGGCCATTGTCTTCAAACGTCTCGGGATCGACGTGGAATGGCAGTTCCTGCCGTGGAAGCGCTGCCTGTCGATGCTCGAGCAAGGCCAGGCGGACGGCGTGCTGGATATTTTCCACAGCGATGAACGCGAAGCGACCCTGCTCTACCCCAGCGAACCGCTCTCGCAAGTCGAATTCGTGATGTTCTACGCCAATGAACGGCCATTTCCATTTCGCACCCTGGACGACCTGAAAGGCCTGACCATCGGCACCTCGCCGGGCTACCTGTACAGCAAGGACTTCAGCGAATCGACGCTGTTCACCCGGGAACCGGCCCCCACCCATGAAGCCAACTTCGGCAAACTGGTGCGCGGGCGAATCGACCTGCTGATCACCGATCGCCGGGTCGGCCAGTACTTGCTCGATCAACTGGACATCCGCGACAAGATCACCGAGAACCCGACCGTCATCAGCCAGCAGAGCCAGTATCTGGCGGTACGCCGCAATGCCGGGATGGATTTGCTGGTGCAGCGGTTCGGGGCCGAACTCAAGCGCTTCAAGCGTGAGCCCGCCTACGCCGAACTGAGCGCCCGCTATGGTGCCGGCCTGGCCACCGAAGCACGGGCCGCCAACGCCACCGCAACCGGCGGAAAAACCGTTGAGCAGCAGGAAAGCGGCGCACAGTGA
- the metF gene encoding methylenetetrahydrofolate reductase [NAD(P)H] — MSQDRRYSFEFFPTKTDAGHEKLIATARQLATYNPDFFSCTYGAGGSTRDRTLNTVLQLESEVKVPAAPHLSCVGDSKDDLRGLLTQYKAAGIQRIVALRGDLPSGMGMASGEMRHANDLVEFIREETGDHFHIEVAAYPEMHPQARNFEDDLNNFVRKANAGANSAITQYFFNADSYFYFVERVRAKGVNIPIVPGIMPITNYSKLARFSDACGAEIPRWIRKQLEAYGDDTQSIQSFGEQVITEMCERLLQGGAPGLHFYTLNQAEPSLAVWNNLKLPR; from the coding sequence ATGTCCCAAGACCGTCGCTACAGCTTCGAATTCTTCCCGACGAAAACCGATGCTGGGCATGAAAAACTGATCGCCACTGCCCGCCAGCTGGCGACCTACAATCCCGACTTCTTCTCCTGCACCTACGGCGCTGGCGGTTCGACTCGTGATCGCACCCTCAACACCGTGTTGCAACTGGAAAGTGAAGTCAAAGTTCCTGCCGCACCGCATCTGTCTTGCGTGGGCGACAGCAAGGACGACCTGCGCGGCCTGCTGACCCAGTACAAGGCCGCCGGCATCCAGCGAATCGTTGCGCTTCGCGGTGACCTGCCCTCGGGCATGGGCATGGCCAGCGGCGAGATGCGTCACGCCAATGACCTGGTTGAATTCATTCGTGAAGAGACTGGCGATCATTTCCACATCGAAGTCGCCGCTTACCCGGAAATGCATCCGCAGGCGCGCAACTTCGAAGACGATCTCAACAACTTCGTACGCAAGGCCAACGCCGGTGCCAACAGTGCGATCACTCAGTACTTCTTCAACGCCGACAGCTATTTCTACTTCGTCGAGCGTGTACGGGCCAAGGGTGTGAACATCCCGATCGTGCCGGGGATCATGCCGATCACCAATTACAGCAAGCTGGCGCGCTTCTCCGACGCTTGCGGTGCGGAAATCCCGCGTTGGATCCGCAAGCAACTGGAAGCCTACGGCGACGACACCCAGAGCATTCAAAGCTTTGGCGAGCAAGTCATCACCGAGATGTGCGAACGCCTGTTGCAAGGTGGCGCACCAGGGCTGCACTTCTACACGCTAAACCAGGCTGAACCGAGCCTGGCAGTGTGGAATAACCTGAAGTTGCCGCGCTAA